A single Danio rerio strain Tuebingen ecotype United States chromosome 17, GRCz12tu, whole genome shotgun sequence DNA region contains:
- the dlk1 gene encoding protein delta homolog 1: MSVFLRLGFCFLLLFCCAAAQGPDCGAGCHRHHGFCEQSGECRCKSGWRGAVCDQCVPSADCVHGWCESPGECICESGWSGARCDRDVRPCSSQPCSADSRCVDAAGGRGHVCICTATHCRTEETHCTVNGSLCQNGGSCVSSSSSFNTSSSSSNTSSSPSSSSSSFCLCPAGFTGSLCELQSAVCKSSVCVNGGRCVRRGLSYRCVCARRFSGSSCERHRPRVKAPQQHHTALHKPLETPGALASRSQLICFSVLALLTVLVVLGSTAIVFFQRCEVWMANVRYRQLVAQQRELIQDQATVNIILPEKIKLSSYSRHYTSI; the protein is encoded by the exons ATGAGTGTGTTTCTCCGGCTCGGGTTCTGCTTTCTGCTGCTCTTCTGCTGCGCTGCTGCTCAAG gTCCAGACTGTGGAGCTGGATGTCACCGACACCACGGGTTCTGTGAGCAGTCTGGAGAAtgcag gtgcaaGTCTGGCTGGCGAGGCgcagtgtgtgatcagtgtgttCCCTCAGCTGACTGTGTTCACGGCTGGTGTGAATCTCCCGGCGAGTGTATCTGTGAGTCCGGCTGGAGCGGCGCGCGCTGCGATCGAG ATGTTCGTCCGTGTTCATCGCAGCCCTGCTCTGCAGACTCCAGATGTGTGGACGCTGCAGGAGGACGAGGACACGTCTGCATCTGCACTGCTACACACTGCCGCACGGAGGAGACACACTGCACAGTCAACGG ATCTCTCTGCCAGAATGGAGGCTCCTGTGTGTCCAGTAGCTCCTCCTTCAACACATCTAGCTCCTCCTCCAACACTAGCTCCTCCCCCAGCTCCTCTAGCTCCTCCTTCTGCCTCTGTCCGGCTGGGTTCACTGGTTCTCTCTGTGAGCTCCAGTCTGCCGTGTGTAagtccagtgtgtgtgtgaatggtggGCGATGCGTCCGGCGCGGTCTCTCCTAcaggtgtgtgtgcgcgcgccgcTTCAGCGGGTCATCGTGCGAGCGACACAGGCCCAGAGTAAAAGCGCCACAGCAGCACCACACAGCGCTCCACAAGCCGCTGGAGACCCCCGGCGCTCTGGCGTCCCGCAGTCAGCTCATCTGCTTCTCCGTCCTGGCTCTCCTCACGGTCCTCGTGGTCCTGGGCTCCACCGCTATCGTCTTCTTCCAGCGCTGCGAGGTCTGGATGGCCAACGTGAGGTACAGGCAGCTGGTGGCGCAGCAGAGGGAGCTGATCCAGGACCAGGCCACCGTGAACATCATCCTGCCTGAGAAGATCAAGCTGAGCAGCTACAGCAGACACTACACCTCCATCTGA